A region of the Oceanihabitans sp. IOP_32 genome:
CTAGCATTATTTTTAAACGTACGTAGTCTACTATCGTCACTTAAAATATACAGTGCATTTTTAGTCATATCTTCAACATCACCTACTTCGCTTAAAAAGCCAGAGACACCATGTACATTTACTTCTGGAATTCCGCCAGTGTTACTCGAAATAACCGGTACTCCAGATGCCATAGCTTCTAGCGCTGCCAAACCAAAACTTTCGGTTTGAGAAGGAAGTAAAAACAAGTCACTAAAGCATAAAATTTTATTAATTTCATTACTTTTTCCGAAGAAAATAACCTTGTCTGAAATTCCCAATTCTTGGCACAAACAATCCATTTTTTCTCGTTCTGGGCCTTCACCCACCAGCATTAATTTTGCAGGCATTGCTTTTTGAATATTATAAAAAACTTTAATAACATCCTGTATACGTTTTACAGCGCGTAAATTACTAATATGGGTTATAATTTTCTCATCGTCATTTGCCATCATTGCACGCTGGCAATCTGAATAATCGTTTTTAAACTTTGTTAAGTCAATAAAATTAGAAACCACATGTATGTCTTTTTTAATATCGAATAGACGTAAGGTATCGTCTTTTAAACTTTTTGAAACCGCCGTTACCGCATCAGATTTATTAATACTAAACGTCACTGCAGGTTTGTAAAAGGGATGACTTCCAACAAGGGTGATATCGGTACCGTGCAGTGTGGTAACAATAGGTACATAAATACCTTCTTCAATCAACATTTTTTTCGCCATATATGCCGCATAGGCATGAGGAATTGCATAATGCACATGCAGAATTTCAATTTTATGAAGCTTCACCATATCTACCAATTTACTGGATAAGGCCAACTCATATGGTTGATAATGAAACAATGGATATTCAGGAACATTGACTTCGTGGTAATGTACATTTTTATTTAACAACTCCAATCTAACTGGTTGTTTATAAGTGATAAAATGAATTTCATGTCCGCGTTTAGATAGTTCTAAACCAAGTTCTGTAGCCACTACACCACTACCTCCAAATGTTGGATAACACACAATTCCTATTTTCATTCTTTTAGCTTTAAGTCCTTTAATCTTCAATCGCTTCGTAAATTAACCGTTGAATATCAGTTCTTATATTTTTTCGTAATAATAAATTTAGACCTGCTTTAGGATAGGTTCTATTCGCCAGAAATACATAAATAATTTCTTCGTCGGGGTCTGCCCAAGCATAGGTACCCGTAAATCCTGAATGCCCAAAACTGGTCATAGATATGCACCCACAAGTAGGGCCTTTATCACCCAATTGCGGTTTATCGAATCCCACACCACGCCTATTGTCTTCTTCACAAAAATAACAGGTATTAAACATATCTACAGTTTCTGGTTTTAAGTAGCGCTTACCGCCATAATATCCCAATTGTAAATACATTTGCATTATTTTAGCGACGTCGTTGGCATTACTAAAAACACCGGCATGACCTCCTACTCCATTCTGCATAGCAGCTCCCATATCGTGCACAAAACCATGTACTTTCTGATAACGGAAATAGTTGTCAACCTCAGTTGGTACAATTTTTTTATTACTTAATTTGTGGTAAGGATTATACAAGGTGTTGTTGGCTCCTATGGATTGATACAAATGATCTTGAGTGATCTCATCGAGTCCCTTGTTATAATGTTTTTCAATAAATTCTTTTAGAATATAATACGGGAAATCGCTGTAGCGATATCGCAGTTCGCTTAACAATTCAGAATCTCTAATGGTTTTAGAAATTGAGTCCATATAATCGCTACGCAAGAATAAATTTTTAGCCACCTCAATATTAAATTTATCACTTTTTGTGGTTCTGTAATATTTTGGACTTGGTCGCTTGGTTTCCGGATCTAGTGTTTTGTAATAAAAAGGTTCCCAAGGTCGTAATCTTGCATAATGAGAAAGCATTTTTTTTATGGAGATATTCTTTTTGTTTGAGTTTTTGTATTCTGGTAAAATATCGGCAAGCTTACTGTCTAAAGATACAATACCTTGCTCGACCAACTGCATTATTAAAGGCAATGTGGCTATAATTTTTGTAAGAGAAGCGACATCGTACACATCGTCTGAGGCCACCATCTGCTTACCTTCGTAGGTATGTTTACCAAAATTTTTATTGTAGACAACCTTACCGCGTCTTGCCACTAAAAGTTGAATTCCTGGGGTCATCTTAGAATCGACAGCCAGTTGCGCCACAGAATCTATTTTTTTTAATTTTATCGAGTTCATTCCCACCCGTTCTGGGCTAGAATACCCTAATCGATTTAACAAAAAACTTTCAATACCATCGCCCACCTTAAAAAACTGACCTACCGATACTGGCAATGTCCCTTTTGCAGCCAAAGCTCCAAATATTATTTGCGCAGATTTTTGTTGTGCAATCTCGCTATTTTGATAACTAACTACAATACTTTCAATGTTTTCGATAGTTTTTAAATCTGAAAGCGCATAGGGTTTTACAAAAACATCTAGTATAACGGTATGGTTTTTTGCAATCTCGGTTAACCAAATTAACTCTTCATCTGAAAATGTATAGGGTTTCCACGGATTATCGTTAGAACGATGTAAACCAATTATTACGGTATTATAGGGCTTTAATCTGTTTTTTAAATCTCTTAAAGTTTCCGCTTGAATGGCGTGTACTTTAGTGTACTTTTTTAATTCTTTAAAAAAAGTTACACCGCTGGCATCCCCCATTTCTACATAAGCTATGGTTTTGGTTTCTAAATTTCGAATAGGTAAGACATCTTTGTCGTTTTTTACAATTGTAATGGCATTTTCCATTAGTTCTTCGTACAAAACATCATCTTTTATTCTATTTAAATCTTTTTGTAAATTATACAAGCCTACAGGTTTGTAATTATTTAAGCCCACTTTGTATTTAGCTTGCAGGATTTTTTTAACCGAATGAGCTAAACGCGCTTCTGTAATTTCACCATTGTTATACGCCTCGGTAATTTTTGCAATGCCAGCAGGAACATCTTCAGAGATTAGTAAAACATCGTTACCAGCTTTAAAGGCTGCTAGATCTATTTCTCCAGCAGTAGAGAATTTTCTAGTCGAGCTACCATCAATGACAGGTTCGGTATAATCTGCCACACCTTTCATATTTAAAGCATCTGTAAAGATAAGTCCTTTAAAACCTAGGCGTTCTTTTAAAATACCAGTTACAATGTGTTTTGATAGCGACGAAGGAAAACCAGGACGAGGCTCTAAACTGGGTACATTTAAATGCGCCACCATAACACTAGAGAGCCCTTCATTTATTAATTTTTTATACGGGTATAACTCAATGGAATTAATTCTTTTCTCACTGAAAGTAATGGTTGGTAGTGTTTTATGAGAATCTTGACTAGTATCACCATGTCCAGGAAAATGCTTTGCATTTGCCAAAACACCAGCACTTTGCATACCTTCCATTAAGGCTAAAGACTTTGCAGTTACATTATCGCGATCCTCACCAAAAGAGCGATTTCCAATAATGGGATTTTTGGGGTTGGTGTTAATATCTGTCACTGGAGCAAAATTAAAATGAACCCCAATACGCTTGCAATGCTCACCTATATATTTACCAGTTTGTCTTATTAAATTATTATCTTTTATGGCGCCCAGTGTCATGTTCCAAGGGAATGAGTAGGTCGAATCTAATCGCATTCCTAAACCCCATTCGGCATCCATACCAATTAATAGCGGAATTTTAGAATTTGCTTGAAGCTCATTATTTAATTTTGCTTGCTTAACAGGGCCACCAAGAGAATAAATTACACCACCTAATTTATGATCTTGTATAAGTCTAATATTTGAGATTTTAGTTTTTTCGTCTTGATTAGAAAAAATCATAATCATGTATAACTGACCAATTTTTTCTTTTAAGCTTAAAGAATTATAAGTACTATCCACCCATTTTTGTTGCGCCTCGACATCCTCGGCTAACAAAGGGTTTGGTGAATTTTGTCCAAATGAAAAAAGAATGCTAAAAAAACAAAGTATTGAGGGCACGAAATAACGCATGTAACGAAAATATTTTAATAATTATCGGATTATTATTTTATTCAAAAATAAGTATGCCAAATTAATACTTTAAAAAGAAGAAAAAAAGACTTTAAGTTAGAATTATAATAAACAAGCTCGATATCATTTAAACGTCTATTAAATTCACAACAATATCAGCCATTTAAAACCTAACAACGAACCTTATGTTTTGGTTAAAATCGTATAGACATGCACACAAGCTAATCGATTAAATCGATATGACGATCGTGATAACCTAATAAATACAAAACGCCATCTAAGCCCATACTCGATATCGAACTTTCTGCATTGTTTCTCACTTTAGGTTTAGCATGAAAAGCGATACCTAAACCCGCTAGATTAATCATTTGTAAATCGTTAGCGCCATCTCCAACTGCAATCGTTTGATTAATATGTATGCCTTCTCGTTGTGCAATTATTTTTAGATAATGTGCTTTTTTATCACCATCTACAATTTCACCAAGATAACCACCTGTTAAAACACCGTCTTTAATTTCTAATTGGTTGGCATAGACATAATCGATACCCAATTCTTTTTGTAAATAGTGACCAAAATATGTAAATCCGCCAGATAAAATAGCGGTTTTAAATCCGTAGCCCTTTAGAGTATCAATAAGTCGTCTTGCCCCTTTAGTTATTGGTAAGTTAATGGCTACCTCACGCAACACTTCTTCTTTTAAACCCTTTAAAAGTTTCATGCGTTTTTTAAAACTTTCGTTAAAATCGATTTCGCCCTGCATGGCAGATTCTGTAATCGCCTTAACTTGCTCTCCTACACCTGCTAATTCCGCCAGCTCGTCAATAACTTCTGTTTGAATTAATGTAGAGTCCATATCAAAACACACTAAACGACGATTACGACGGTAAATATTATCTTCTTGAAATGCTACATCTACGTTTAATTCGCTAGAAACTTGCATGAATTTTTCTGTAAATGCCACTTTATCGTCAATTTCCCCTCTTATGGACAATTGTATAGAGGCTCTCGGATAATTATTCTCTTTAACAAGAGAAACCCGTCCTGTAAGCCTTTTTATAGAATCGATATTTAAGTTTTTTTCTGTAATTAATTTGGTGATTTCAGAGATTTGTTTCGCTTCTAATTTTTTTCCTAAAATGGTAACAATGTATCTATTCTTACCTTGCAAATTCACCCATTTCTCATAATCTTCAAGAGCGATTGGTGTAAATTTGGCGGTAACACCCAATTCGTAAGTTTTAAAGAGTAAATCTTTTAAAACAGGTGCAGAGGCATTTCCTGCTTTAACTTCAAATAATATCCCTAAAGATAAGGTGTCGTGAATATTTGCTTGGCCAATGTCCAGAATATTAGCGTCATATTTTGCTAAAACGGCAGTTAAACTTGTTGTTAATCCAGGTTTATCTTGACCTGATATATTTAATAATATAATCTCATCGACCATAATGTTCTTTTCACTTTAATTGATACAAAAATTCAAACAAATTTATTTTAAAAATCGACTGTGCCAACTTTCGCTTGCAGGAACCTCCCAGTTCTCGTTAAACTCTGCAATGGTATTTACCAAGTTATTAAACACAATCGTATTTTTAGAAACCGCTTTATCTTTTGCCATTTTTCTAAAATCTACAAGTGTTTTATAGGCCACGTAATCACCTTGTTTGTATGAGACATTCATTTTGTCCATTAAATCGACTTGGTATGCCTTTTCTAATTGTTGAATAAAATGAACCGACTCGTCTATAGAGCACCCAGAAGCTTTGGCTATATTTTGATTTAAGGCCAATATAATAAATCGTTTGTATTTAATGGTATAGCCTGCCTGTAAATCGCTGCCATGCGCAGTCCAGTTTTCTACAAAAACATCAAGTTTTTTTTTTATTTCTTCTAATTCCTGCTCTGTGAAGGAGCGATTGGCTTGATATATCCAAACCCGAGACGTTTCTGGTAATGTATTAAAATCGACTAACATAAATTTCTTTAATTTTAATTGCAAAAATACTGTTTTACATCCAATCTTTAGCCTGAGACTCCACCTTAAACAATAGGAAATCATGAATGGCTTTGGCTTCTTTTTCTAAAATGTATGGAATTTTTAAAGTCTTAGAGGCCGTAAAAATATAAACCGATGTAATGTGATGACGTTTCTGGAAAATGGTTTGCTTCAATTCTACCGCTTGTATTTTATGAATTTCTAAAATACTAGTTACCGTGTCAATTACACCACCTCCAATAGTTACAAAGTTATCATCAATACTATAATAAGCTTTCTTGTAAGCAAAATAAACGTATAACATAGCAGTTACAACCAAGATGATATTAAACCACAAAAAAGCACTTCCAAACATTAGATATCCTAACATATTAATAATTGGAATAGGTATAAAAATACGAAAAGCCAATATGCGTTTATAGTAAGCATGAGGTTTAAAAGTTGCCGAAGGCGTAGAATAGTTAAGCAACAATTTATCTAATAATTGATTAACCTGATTTTTTTCTAAAGCTATAATTACAAAGTTATCGCGTTGTTTTTTATGAACCATAGCTTGTTTTACCGATACGGTATGTAAATTGAGATACTGCTTAAACCTATTGGTTTTAATAACGATGTTCTGTATACGGTTAGGTACTAAACTAAGGGAAACCTTATTGAATAATCCTTTATTAATCTCAATTGTTTTTTGGTGTTCTACAACTTCTAAATTAAAGTGAATTACAAATGTTTTTATCACTGAAAAAACCAGAGTTACTAAAATACCGAAAACTATAAAAACAAAATATTGTATTACAAAATTACTAGCTATATCGTCTTTAAAATTGATTAATTCTTCTAGTCGAGATTCAAATTCCAAATTTGAAATATAGCTTGTAAACTCGTAGTACAAGCCATAAACGAAAGACACAATAATAAGGAAATTTCTTAAATGATTTTGCGAAATACCTTCTAAGAGTAAACGTTTTGGAGCCACTCGACAAAACACTTTTTTATTTTCTAAGGTTTCATTTTGGAGTGGTGTGTTGCTCGATTTAGTAAATAATTCTGCCTTAAGTTGTAGCGCAACAGATTTACCTAAGGCACGAATTTCGATCTCAGAATCCGTATCGCCAGCGGTTTCAATATTTAAAGATACCACGTCTATAAGTTGCTGTAAAAAATTCTGTTTAATATAAACATTCTGAATTTTTGACTTGGAAATAACCGTGCTTTCTTTATTTAATATGCCTGTTGTTAAATAAAAGTCGTCGTCTTTTAGATAAAATTTAAAATTCCAGTAGTTCAAAAAAGCGACAACAAGAAGATAAACTAAAATTCCAAAACCTATCAAAACCACAAGAGATAGACTTAAGTTTTCGAA
Encoded here:
- the serB gene encoding phosphoserine phosphatase SerB, with amino-acid sequence MVDEIILLNISGQDKPGLTTSLTAVLAKYDANILDIGQANIHDTLSLGILFEVKAGNASAPVLKDLLFKTYELGVTAKFTPIALEDYEKWVNLQGKNRYIVTILGKKLEAKQISEITKLITEKNLNIDSIKRLTGRVSLVKENNYPRASIQLSIRGEIDDKVAFTEKFMQVSSELNVDVAFQEDNIYRRNRRLVCFDMDSTLIQTEVIDELAELAGVGEQVKAITESAMQGEIDFNESFKKRMKLLKGLKEEVLREVAINLPITKGARRLIDTLKGYGFKTAILSGGFTYFGHYLQKELGIDYVYANQLEIKDGVLTGGYLGEIVDGDKKAHYLKIIAQREGIHINQTIAVGDGANDLQMINLAGLGIAFHAKPKVRNNAESSISSMGLDGVLYLLGYHDRHIDLID
- the bshA gene encoding N-acetyl-alpha-D-glucosaminyl L-malate synthase BshA — its product is MKIGIVCYPTFGGSGVVATELGLELSKRGHEIHFITYKQPVRLELLNKNVHYHEVNVPEYPLFHYQPYELALSSKLVDMVKLHKIEILHVHYAIPHAYAAYMAKKMLIEEGIYVPIVTTLHGTDITLVGSHPFYKPAVTFSINKSDAVTAVSKSLKDDTLRLFDIKKDIHVVSNFIDLTKFKNDYSDCQRAMMANDDEKIITHISNLRAVKRIQDVIKVFYNIQKAMPAKLMLVGEGPEREKMDCLCQELGISDKVIFFGKSNEINKILCFSDLFLLPSQTESFGLAALEAMASGVPVISSNTGGIPEVNVHGVSGFLSEVGDVEDMTKNALYILSDDSRLRTFKNNARKESVKFDLHNIVPQYEAIYQETLAKCMLL
- a CDS encoding glycoside hydrolase family 3 N-terminal domain-containing protein, with the translated sequence MRYFVPSILCFFSILFSFGQNSPNPLLAEDVEAQQKWVDSTYNSLSLKEKIGQLYMIMIFSNQDEKTKISNIRLIQDHKLGGVIYSLGGPVKQAKLNNELQANSKIPLLIGMDAEWGLGMRLDSTYSFPWNMTLGAIKDNNLIRQTGKYIGEHCKRIGVHFNFAPVTDINTNPKNPIIGNRSFGEDRDNVTAKSLALMEGMQSAGVLANAKHFPGHGDTSQDSHKTLPTITFSEKRINSIELYPYKKLINEGLSSVMVAHLNVPSLEPRPGFPSSLSKHIVTGILKERLGFKGLIFTDALNMKGVADYTEPVIDGSSTRKFSTAGEIDLAAFKAGNDVLLISEDVPAGIAKITEAYNNGEITEARLAHSVKKILQAKYKVGLNNYKPVGLYNLQKDLNRIKDDVLYEELMENAITIVKNDKDVLPIRNLETKTIAYVEMGDASGVTFFKELKKYTKVHAIQAETLRDLKNRLKPYNTVIIGLHRSNDNPWKPYTFSDEELIWLTEIAKNHTVILDVFVKPYALSDLKTIENIESIVVSYQNSEIAQQKSAQIIFGALAAKGTLPVSVGQFFKVGDGIESFLLNRLGYSSPERVGMNSIKLKKIDSVAQLAVDSKMTPGIQLLVARRGKVVYNKNFGKHTYEGKQMVASDDVYDVASLTKIIATLPLIMQLVEQGIVSLDSKLADILPEYKNSNKKNISIKKMLSHYARLRPWEPFYYKTLDPETKRPSPKYYRTTKSDKFNIEVAKNLFLRSDYMDSISKTIRDSELLSELRYRYSDFPYYILKEFIEKHYNKGLDEITQDHLYQSIGANNTLYNPYHKLSNKKIVPTEVDNYFRYQKVHGFVHDMGAAMQNGVGGHAGVFSNANDVAKIMQMYLQLGYYGGKRYLKPETVDMFNTCYFCEEDNRRGVGFDKPQLGDKGPTCGCISMTSFGHSGFTGTYAWADPDEEIIYVFLANRTYPKAGLNLLLRKNIRTDIQRLIYEAIED
- a CDS encoding PH domain-containing protein, with translation METNQFSEPTRQSSKGILIIFALKTFKFFKSFFLLFLAFGVSFSRSKYFENLSLSLVVLIGFGILVYLLVVAFLNYWNFKFYLKDDDFYLTTGILNKESTVISKSKIQNVYIKQNFLQQLIDVVSLNIETAGDTDSEIEIRALGKSVALQLKAELFTKSSNTPLQNETLENKKVFCRVAPKRLLLEGISQNHLRNFLIIVSFVYGLYYEFTSYISNLEFESRLEELINFKDDIASNFVIQYFVFIVFGILVTLVFSVIKTFVIHFNLEVVEHQKTIEINKGLFNKVSLSLVPNRIQNIVIKTNRFKQYLNLHTVSVKQAMVHKKQRDNFVIIALEKNQVNQLLDKLLLNYSTPSATFKPHAYYKRILAFRIFIPIPIINMLGYLMFGSAFLWFNIILVVTAMLYVYFAYKKAYYSIDDNFVTIGGGVIDTVTSILEIHKIQAVELKQTIFQKRHHITSVYIFTASKTLKIPYILEKEAKAIHDFLLFKVESQAKDWM
- a CDS encoding ABC transporter ATPase, with the protein product MLVDFNTLPETSRVWIYQANRSFTEQELEEIKKKLDVFVENWTAHGSDLQAGYTIKYKRFIILALNQNIAKASGCSIDESVHFIQQLEKAYQVDLMDKMNVSYKQGDYVAYKTLVDFRKMAKDKAVSKNTIVFNNLVNTIAEFNENWEVPASESWHSRFLK